Genomic DNA from Oryza sativa Japonica Group chromosome 5, ASM3414082v1:
CTACCAATAATTACAACGCACATTCCATACTTATGCCTATAAAAATACAGCTCCATCGCATGCAGCCAAGACGCACTCGCCCATCGTCGTCGTTGCacgaagctagctagctagcatctTCACCGCCGCACAAGCAGACACAGCTAGACGACGTCGTCAACAatggccaccggcgccgccgctgccaaccACGGCCgctgctccctcctcctcttcgccgccatcgccatggtGCTGCTGGTGTtcgtggcgacgacgacggccgcggcggcgcgagatgtTCGTCGTCCCGCCGCCGTGGAGAAGAAGATGGCGGCTGTGATGAGGCACGATGTCCCCAGCAGCGGGCCGAGCCCCGTGCACAACGGCGCGCCgactcctccggccgccgccgacgagcccaCGGTGGCCGTGACGGAGCGTCTGGTTCCCACCGGATCGAACCCGTTGCACAACATGCCCAGTCCTCTACAAGGCCGCACACCGACCAAGAAGACGGTTAATTAATTGAGATGATTCCATCATGCTCAATTCCAAGTGGTTATTAATTaggaaatttaattatatagaGAAATTTTATAGTTCTTGAGTATTTTTTACAAATCTTCGTACCTTATATAGTATCGgaaatataaaatttggtatcCCTCCGTACCTTCTCGAGGACCGTAAAATCTCTTAGATAGATATGCATGTATCACAGATGCttattataattattaatcAGGTACCATACAATATGTTTTGCGtgagtaataaataaataaagagatTTGCCCCTAGTTAGTCGTACTGTTAATTTATCATGTGCGTGATTTTGTATTTGGTTTTAATTTGTGTGCAATGGAAGATTTTGAGTTTGAAATTTTCAATATTGGTATGTTGCGTACTTGCGTGTTGTGTTATGCGCCTGGCCGGAGGTTTCCTTGATATTGATTGATGATCCCTCTTATCTGACGATGTTTGCCACGTACGCATTCACCACTAACACTGAgaaactaattattttttttgatagaCTGAGAAATTAATTATTGGTAACATATCGAGAGGATTAGATTGCTTGTTCGATGTCAACACTGAGAAATTAATTATTGGTAACATATCAAGAGGATTAGATTGCTTGTTCGATGTGTGGAATTTGCTGGTTTACTGTTCATTCTTATCAAATTCgctttaataataataataataataataataataatattattattattattattattattattactattattactattattattattattattattattattattattattattattattattattatgcgCGTGAAGTACTGAAACCTGTTGAAAAATTAAGGCATTATATTAAGCTGTGTGCATACCTTCGTCTTTGAACTTCGATCGGTTTTCTGaactctctctccttttcttcgcTTGGtagattctctctttttttttctttctcgctGGTACCGTTTTTTTCGctgtttctttctctttttttttctttttcgctgTTTTTACCGTACCGTACGTAACGTAATTAGTTTAGATTAGTTTTTTTACTAGTGATTAGTTTACTAGTAATTTTTAATTcttaactttaaaatttaaaaatttggaCTTGAAACtttttaaatctcgagttgaaaattttctaatctcaagttgaaagttttcaaatatttcaaatctggacttgaaagtttttaaatcttgagttgaaaattttcaaatctcaagttgaaagttttcaattttttcaaatcttggcttgaaagttttcgaatctaagttgaaagttttcaaattttttaaatctggacatgaaagttttcgaatctcaagttgaaagttttcgaatctgagttgaaagttttcgaatctgagttgaaagttttcaaatccgagtggaaagttttcaaaatttgacttttaaatttaaatcttaaatcaaaagttttcaaatctaacttaaaaattttcaatctgTTGGTACAAAAAtctcccaaaaaagaaaaaaaaatcttgagaaTCTTCCCTAATTACTAGTCATTAGTAGTTAAGTGGGTGTTAACTAATAGTACTATAGATAATTAGGGAGGTGAGGTGCTCGCTGCTGGCGCGCACGCGCCAGCTAGCAGCCCCCTGAGGTATATATTTCGTATGTATgcaaagaaataaagaaaataaacgTTAT
This window encodes:
- the LOC107275508 gene encoding uncharacterized protein, with the protein product MATGAAAANHGRCSLLLFAAIAMVLLVFVATTTAAAARDVRRPAAVEKKMAAVMRHDVPSSGPSPVHNGAPTPPAAADEPTVAVTERLVPTGSNPLHNMPSPLQGRTPTKKTVN